GTGTTGAAGCTGGATCAGCTGAAGATATTGCTAGGAGGAAAAAAGAAGCAGAGCAAAAGGGAAGTGAGTCTGGTGGAGCGACTGGTAAGGAGACGGTTACTGGATCTGATGGAGAGGCTCCTGTAACTGAGATTGCTACAGGTGCTGATGAGACTAACAACGAGGATGGATTTGAGGTACGTAAGAATCCAAAGAGTGTTTTTTAATGAGGAGTTTTAGTGTAAAGAACAATCCACTTTCAGTTTAGAGCCAATTTTAGAGATATTCATTTTAAtagatttttcaacaatgcaATAAAACCacctttttttcaactattCATTGACCACATTACTAACCTTTTTCATGTAGACTTTTTACATCACAGTTGATTTGCCAAATGTACCGAAAAACCTagacgatgatgattccACCATTGATAGAACCAAGACTAGGAAAACACCACggttcaaaaacaatatccTAAAGCCATCAGCTCGTTTACAAATGACTAGTTTAGGTGACAAGTCCCCCTTAGTTAAAATATCCAACAACACATCCAATGCAACTGTGAGAGATCCATCTCATACcccaacaacttcaacgACAGAAGGAAATAGTCACAAGAGCAAACACAGCTCAATCATTGATGCATCCACATTGATAAATGGCCAAATTTTCGAAACCAATTGGCATGAATTAACTGGTTcagaattgatttttgatgattatgGTGAATTAATAGGACAAGTTAAAGAACATTTGACTTGTAATGATAAAGTTAAGTTTATTCCCAAAAAGAGCCATAATGAAGGTAAACCGGTCGATTATGTCGATTTTGAGGATGGTTTTGCTGAAGAATCTTCTGTTAAATTAGAGGGAAATGTAAAGCTGAAACCAAGTCCGTTTTTGAGAAATGCAATCAAGGTTGCAAAGAGGAAAGAATACTCATGAAGATAGGATACCCTTAACGGGTTGTGTAAAAAATAATCTATCAATATCTATCCTAATTAGTGTCCCTGTAGACTTAAGTTGTTCACTTTTTTGATGTAACAACGCGTTGAACATGATCCATAAACAGTTGCAAACTAACATCATCAGTGAAAA
The sequence above is a segment of the Candida orthopsilosis Co 90-125, chromosome 8 draft sequence genome. Coding sequences within it:
- a CDS encoding RNA polymerase III transcription initiation factor complex (TFIIIC) subunit, with the translated sequence MTIKEIYIARHGYRMNWLPPPHPPNPTGVPSDPPLAPHGVDQAKQLAAYLTSLPTKDQPQFILTSPFYRCVQTAEPIAQLLDLKIHLDRGVGEWFKKGRKIVPEPADYTDLTKFFPQVLDKEDVWPRDRLGVIPNLEGETGEEIYTRATQFWHHFIPTFEKEYPDVENILIVTHAATKIALGSVLLKLGSVTSTIDGEKTMLRAGACSLSKYVRISASNDFDWKIIMNGNCEFLTKGEEMNWDFTTGVEAGSAEDIARRKKEAEQKGSESGGATGKETVTGSDGEAPVTEIATGADETNNEDGFETFYITVDLPNVPKNLDDDDSTIDRTKTRKTPRFKNNILKPSARLQMTSLGDKSPLVKISNNTSNATVRDPSHTPTTSTTEGNSHKSKHSSIIDASTLINGQIFETNWHELTGSELIFDDYGELIGQVKEHLTCNDKVKFIPKKSHNEGKPVDYVDFEDGFAEESSVKLEGNVKSKPSPFLRNAIKVAKRKEYS